The region GTGAAGGCATGACCACAGTAATCGCAAGAGTAGGGCTTCTCTCCAGTATGGATGCGGTGGTGGCGCTGGAGCGATGCCAGCCGGGTGAACGTCCCTCCGCACTCCTCGCAATAGAAGGGACGCTCCCCAGAGTGAGTCTGCTGGTGTCTTTTCAGCCTGAGCAGCTGGACAAACGCCATGCCACATTCCTGGCACTTATAAGGCTTGTCTTGCCGGTGGATCACCTTGTGTTTGGAAAGCAGGTTAGGTTTATCGAAACCTTTGCCGCACGTTGGACAGGCATAAGGTTTATAGTCGTCTTCCTcagatttttggttttctgcacAAGGCTGATCGGTATACTCAACAGTGTGTTGGTTACGGTGCACTATCGACCAGGGGTTCCTAGCCATGCCGTTTCCCAAGATGACCATGGAGCGCTCTATCTTGTGCACGTTGCGTAGGTGCCTCCAGACATCAGCCGTGCGAATGAAACCCTTGTCACACTCCGGACACTTGTGTGGTCTGTCACTAGAATGAATGAGCTTGTGCATTCGCAAATTTGCCGCGCGGAAAAACTCTTTGGCACAGACGGGACATCGGTATGAGTTTTCCACGAGGTGAGTTCGCTTATGTTCCTGCAGCTCGCTCATACCCTGGAAAGAGGAACCACACTTCTTACACCGATATGGCAAAGCTTCCCCAGAGATGGGCTCCAGGTCCTCTTCAAACACATCGGCGAGAATGGTATTTTCGTTATCGTTGCGTactcttctctgtggtttcTTAGACCGCTGAGAGGAAGAGTGCTCTAAATCTTTATCTTCACACTGCAGGTCAAAGTTGGTACTGGAGGGGATAAATACCCCAGCTGTACTCTCACCTTGTTTCTGGTAGTAGTTCTCATAGGTTTCTTTGTCTTCACACTGCAACTCTGCAGGAAGCTCCTGCTTACCTGAAGGTCCAGCAGAGTTACCACGAGGACTGCATGTCTGTGAGTAATTCATGTCTACCTCCTCCTGGAGGCTAGATGTGTGGCCCGCCTGCTTGGTGGTCTTTCTGGAATAATTTGAATGCCTCTCACCTGTATCACAAATGTTATTCTCAGCGTCCCAGTCCACGTTCACATCCATCCTCTGAGGTGTACGCTGTGTTCATCTGCAGCTCATCGATGATGTGTATAACAGGAGCTTCAGGTCTTTCATGGTAAGTCCATCTCATTCTCCGCTCTCTttacagccccccccccctagaaaataaaacacccatttcatcagtgatttttctgataTTAACAAAAGATAAAGTTATCACAGTCAAGATTTTTTCCTGACTAAAAGAATGGGACAGACTATTAGCTATGCAGTAGGAGAAACAGAATCATCTACTgttatacacacacaaaacagaCATTCAGCGTACAAAATGCAGACAGACTACATTTAATGAAGTTAAATCCTCTATCATAATCCAGCCTTCACTACAAATATAAATTGATaagtaatttccattttaaattcacCTAAAGATAAGAAATCTTCAGAACTCTGGGGTGCCAACCCTTTAGGCAAAGTCCTACACCACAGCTGCCCCACCACAGGTCTTTTTCCGAGCATTCACGCTTAATCCTTGTGTTCACCTTGCTAAACACAAACTAAGAGCACCAGCCacaagatgttttctttcagaaactaGTTAGGTAACGCAATGAGACCCAGAAACTGTGTTAGTCAAACAGCCAAACCCAGAAACAATGTATGGAAGGGGCGTCTGGAGAGCTCGGGAGCGCCTTTGGCCTCCCATCCTGGCCAGCATTATTGTCTTGAGGATATTTGGGGTCCCTGTGCCACTACCACTTGGAATCATGCAAAGAAGGCATAGGCAAGGAAAGGCATGTCCAGAATGCTGTCCAGAAAGCTTCCTAATCATCCTCCCAGGCTTCAAAGCACAGCTGGTAATCCTCCAGAGCTGGCCGCAGGAACAACTTCAAATTCTCTGGGTAAACTCCCTCTGCAGACAGGCC is a window of Balearica regulorum gibbericeps isolate bBalReg1 chromosome 8, bBalReg1.pri, whole genome shotgun sequence DNA encoding:
- the LOC104642971 gene encoding uncharacterized protein LOC104642971 isoform X3 — protein: MDVNVDWDAENNICDTGERHSNYSRKTTKQAGHTSSLQEEVDMNYSQTCSPRGNSAGPSGKQELPAELQCEDKETYENYYQKQGESTAGVFIPSSTNFDLQCEDKDLEHSSSQRSKKPQRRVRNDNENTILADVFEEDLEPISGEALPYRCKKCGSSFQGMSELQEHKRTHLVENSYRCPVCAKEFFRAANLRMHKLIHSSDRPHKCPECDKGFIRTADVWRHLRNVHKIERSMVILGNGMARNPWSIVHRNQHTVEYTDQPCAENQKSEEDDYKPYACPTCGKGFDKPNLLSKHKVIHRQDKPYKCQECGMAFVQLLRLKRHQQTHSGERPFYCEECGGTFTRLASLQRHHRIHTGEKPYSCDYCGHAFTESAGSCAAE
- the LOC104642971 gene encoding uncharacterized protein LOC104642971 isoform X1; translated protein: MDVNVDWDAENNICDTGERHSNYSRKTTKQAGHTSSLQEEVDMNYSQTCSPRGNSAGPSGKQELPAELQCEDKETYENYYQKQGESTAGVFIPSSTNFDLQCEDKDLEHSSSQRSKKPQRRVRNDNENTILADVFEEDLEPISGEALPYRCKKCGSSFQGMSELQEHKRTHLVENSYRCPVCAKEFFRAANLRMHKLIHSSDRPHKCPECDKGFIRTADVWRHLRNVHKIERSMVILGNGMARNPWSIVHRNQHTVEYTDQPCAENQKSEEDDYKPYACPTCGKGFDKPNLLSKHKVIHRQDKPYKCQECGMAFVQLLRLKRHQQTHSGERPFYCEECGGTFTRLASLQRHHRIHTGEKPYSCDYCGHAFTESGTLRRHERTHKLDKS
- the LOC104642971 gene encoding uncharacterized protein LOC104642971 isoform X2; protein product: MDVNVDWDAENNICDTGERHSNYSRKTTKQAGHTSSLQEEVDMNYSQTCSPRGNSAGPSGKQELPAELQCEDKETYENYYQKQGESTAGVFIPSSTNFDLQCEDKDLEHSSSQRSKKPQRRVRNDNENTILADVFEEDLEPISGEALPYRCKKCGSSFQGMSELQEHKRTHLVENSYRCPVCAKEFFRAANLRMHKLIHSSDRPHKCPECDKGFIRTADVWRHLRNVHKIERSMVILGNGMARNPWSIVHRNQHTVEYTDQPCAENQKSEEDDYKPYACPTCGKGFDKPNLLSKHKVIHRQDKPYKCQECGMAFVQLLRLKRHQQTHSGERPFYCEECGGTFTRLASLQRHHRIHTGEKPYSCDYCGHAFTESDVSARMAPDPALQL